GGGCGCCGACCGTCACACCATCGAAGTCGCCGAAGGAGGTCGGCTGGAAGTCGCCGCCCTCACGGACGAGAACCGTCTGGTCTGCGCTGTAGTACGGGTTCGAGAAGGCGATCGACTCCTGGCGATCCTCGGTGATCGTCATCGCGGCGGCGATCACGTCGATCCGCTCGTTTTGCAGCGCCGGAATGAGCGAGGAGAACTCGAACTCCTCCCACTCGTCGAGTTCGTAGTCGGTCTCGGCGACGACCGCCTCGAGCAGGTCGATGTCGTACCCGACAAGTTCGCCGTCCTCGATCATCTCGAACGGCGGGAAGCCCGGGGCGGTGCCCGGCGTCAGCAGGTCGTCGCCACCCAGACAGCCTGCGGTGGCAGTCAATCCGGCGACGGCGGACCCTCCAGTCAGTTGCAAGTACGTCCGACGGCTTACGGAATCGGTGACGTGGCGTGTCATACTCAGTTGCAACGGCGAGGAGCGGTTTCAACCTTTCTGGTGTCGACGCACTCGCAAATTTTGCACGGGCAAGGCGACAACCGGCGATGATTCGACTCGGCGGATCAGTCCGCATCCGTCACGCCGGAACGCGAAGCCGACGTTGGAGATTCCCGCCCGAGCAGCCACGCGGCGGCGGCGACGCCGACGAGCGCCCCGGCGAGCACGAGCAGGTTGACGAGTTGCCACGTCGCGTCGTAGAGAACCAAGTCACGACCGAGCAACAGCGTCCCAACGAGCAGCGCGATCGCGGCGATGGTGAGAGCGCGGACCCGGTCCGAACCGGGAAATCCGCCCCGTTCGTACGTGTCAACCACGACCGAGAGCAGCGCCAGATATCCGGAAAGCGACAGACCGTAAAACCACGCTTGCGCCCCGGGGGAGTACGTGAGCAGGGGGATCGCCCGGGAGAAGACTGCGCCGGCCAAAAGCAATCCGAGCGCGGCGAAAAGCGTCAGCCGAACCCGGCGAACCGAGGGGCCCCTACCGTCGGATCCGGCCCAGAACGTCGCGAGCCCGAGAAACGTGAAGATGAGCAGCGCGACCACCAGATGGAGCGCATGAGTCGACATCGTGTAGCCGCCGGGGACGAGCCCGCCGACGGTGACGGTGACGGCCCCGACTGCGATCTGCAGCGGCAACACGACCACTGCGAGGGTGGCTGCAAGCCGGATTCGGCGGTCGTCCAGTCGCCACGCCCAGCCCGCCATGCCGATGATGAAAAACCCGGTGACCATCGCCCACACGCGGTGGAACCACTCCACGAAGTCGGGATTGAACGTGAGCGCCGGCACCAGCTGATCGGAACAGAGGGGCCACTGCGCCTGACACGCCAGCCCGGATCCGGTCGCGGCCGTGTACACGCCGATTGCAAACAGCGCGAGCGTCATCCCGGTGGTGAGGCCCGCGTACCGCCGAAACGTGAGCCAATCGGGGCGGAGACTCATTGAAACACTGTCGGGGTGGCGGCTACTTGAGCGTTTCAGTCGCAGGAGTCCACCTGATTCGAATCCCGCAGGGCACACGCCGCATTCAAGTCGGCGACAACGAAGCTACAGTATGGTCGATCTCGACGAACGGGCCGCCCGACTCGACGGATTCCTCGAGGAACGTGGCCTCGAGGCAGTGTGGTTCGCCCGACCCAACGGCTTCGCGTGGCTCACCGGCGGCAGCAACGTCGTCGATCGCGACGCCCCGGTCGGCGTCGCCGCCGCCGGCTACGACGGGGAGTTCCGCGTCGTAACCGACAACATCGAAGGGGAGCGCATCGCCGCGGAGGCGGTTCCCGACGCCTTCACTGTCGAGGAAACACCCTGGTATTCGAGCAGTCTCGCAGAAGCCGTCGCCGAACACTCCCCGACCCCGGCGGCGGCGGACGTTCCAGTTCCCGGATTCGACGAGTTCGACCCGGGTCGGCTCCGGCAGCCGCTCTCCGAGACGGACACGGATCAGTATCGCGAACTCGGAGGGGAGGTCGCCGCAGCCGTCGAGAGTGTCTGTCGGGAACTCGAACCCGGGGACACGGAACACGAAGTCGCCGCGGGGATCCGGATTGCGCTTGCCGCCGGGAACGTCGAGGCGCCGGTCGTGCTCGTCGGCGGCGGCGAACGCGCACGGAAGTACCGACATTACACGCCCACCGACGCCGAACTCGGCGACTACGCGCTGGTATCGGTCACCGCCGAGCGGGGCGGGCTGTACGTCTCCTGTACACGAACCGTCGCGTTCGATCCGCCCGACTGGCTCCGCGAGCGGTTCCGGACTGCTGCACGAGTCGAAGCGACGGCGCTTGCGGCCACGCGGGCGGCCGCTGAACGCGGCACAAACGAACCAGGGACGAACGGCACTCCCGAAACCGCCGGCGACGTGTTCGCAGCGATCCAGCGGGCGTACGACGCGCTCGGCTGGAACGGAGAGTGGCGCGACCACCATCAGGGAGGCGCCGCCGGCTACGCCGGCCGGGAATGGATCGCAACGCCGGACGCCGAAGAGCCGGTGTACGCGCCGATGGCGTACGCCTGGAACCCCACCGTCCAGGGAGCCAAAAGCGAGGACACCGTCCTGATCGACGATGGATTCGAAACGCTGACGGAAACCGGAGACTGGCCGACCCTCGAGGTGGAGGCTGTCCCGGAAGCGCTACCGGAATCGGTCGAGTCACCCACGCTGAGCCGACACGCTCCGGTCGATTTCAGTGGCCGATGAGAAACCTATTTGTCGAAGGGCTGATACAGGGCGGACATGACCTGGTACGCGATCGACGCGGTCGACGACGCGATCGACGCGACCCGTCGGTTCCTGTTCCCGTTTAGCCTGGTCCGCTGGGTCAAACTCGCGGTGATCGTCCTCTTCATCGGCGGCGGCAGCGCGAGCAACGCCTCGAACGTTCCCTCCGCGGGCGGGGAGTTCACGCTGCCCGACGGGTTTCCGGCAGACGGACCCGCGGCTCCGAACGGAGCCGCTCTGCCCGGCGATCCGTTCGCCGTACCGGAGTTCCTCCTCGCGATCGTCGCCGGGATCGTCGTCCTTGCGGTGTTGCTTTCGATCGTCTCGACGGTACTGGAGTTCGTCTTCTATGACGCCCTCCGGACGAACGACGTCCTGCTTTGGGATCCGTTCAAGCGTCGGTTCCTCCAGGGCATCCGGCTCATCCTCTTTCAGATCGGCGTCAGCGTGCTGGTCTTTGCGCCGGTTGCCCTGGCGGGCTACGGCCTGTACGTGGCCGACCCGGCGGTTCCCTCCCGGCTGGCGGTGTTCGTTCTGGCCGGCCTGGTGCTGTTGGGAGTGTTCCTGCTCTGGCTGCTGGTGTTGACCTTCACTGACGACTTCGTCGTCCCGATCATGGTGCTCGAAGACGAGACCGTCCTCGGCGCCTGGAGCCGGTTCTGGCCGACGCTTTCGGGCGAGTGGGTGCAGTTTCTGGTGTACCTGGTGGTGTACTTCCTTCTGGCGCTCGGCATCGGCATCGGCCAGAGCATCGTGACGCTCGTTCTGGCGGGGATCGTGGTCGCGCTGGGAGCGATCGCCGGGCTGGTGATCGTCGGTCTCATGGGTGGTCTCGCCGTCGCAGTCGAATCCGCAGTCGGCCTTGCGCTTCTGGGACTGCTGGTGCTGTTCGTGATCCTCGCGCTGGCCGTGGTGATCCTCCCCATCCGGATCCTGGTGGTAACCTACCTGACGACCTACCAGCTTGCGGTTCTGGGCGGCGCAAATCGGACGTTCATGCTGCTTCCCGACTCGGTACTCCCGGATCCCGACGCGATAGACGACGGTGGGGACCGCGGCGGGAATCGAGGCGAGGCCGACAGCCCAGCCTAGCGGAACGGAACCGGCCTGGCGTCACTCGACGGGATCGCCCTCGGTGACGATGGCGACGAGGTCCGCGGCTGCGTCCTCGATGGAGGACTCGTTTTCGACCATTCGAACCGGCGCGTCCGTCTGCATGGCGTACGACATCGCCGCCGTGCGGGTCAGGTCCTGATGGAAATCGATCGAGTGGACGCCGGTCTCGCGGTAGGACCGGTAGCTCGCCTCCTCGCGTCGCGAGGCAATCGTCTCCGGCGACGCCTCGATCAACACGAACCGGTCGGGATCGACGTCCCGAAGCGACGACCTGGACAGCCCGGGCAGATAGCCGTGGACCGTCGCGACCGCGAGATGAGTGTTGAGGATCACTGCCCGTCCGCGGGCGCGACCTGCGACGTACTCGGCAGATCGACGCTGCAACAGCTGGAGGTCGCGCTGACTCAGCTTCGAAAGTTCGTCACGGTCCCTCGTGAGACCGCGGGCGGCGGCCTTCTCGAGCATTACGTCGCCGAAGTTGATGAGTTCGTATCCGTCGCCGAGTTCCGCCCGTGCGGTTCGACACACCTCCGAGGCGCCGACACCGGGGACGCCGGAAACGACAGTGAGATCCATCAAAACGACACCTCCTCGTCGGTTTCGGGGTTCATGCCCCTGTCGTCGTAGAACTTCCGTCCGATGTACTGCTCGCCCACGAACGTGATCAGCGCGTCGTACAGTTCGTCGACGCTGTCGAACTCCGCCTGATCGGTGCGGGAAAGCACCTCAGCGATGGTCTCTGGATCGCCATACATCGCGTCGAGTTCGACATCGCCGACCCCCTCGATTACGGTGTCCCGATGGGCCGGGAAGTCGAACTCGCGGATGAACAGGTCCCGGGTCTGTGGAAGTCTCATGCAGATTGTTATTGTCCCACATGACATATAAGTGTGTCAGGCCCCCATCACCGCAACCGAAACGCTTTCACGGCGATGTACGGAAGCGATAGACGATGCGGAAAAGTGGTCCGCCGAAGGGGTTGATCTCGTATCTCGTGCTCGAACTACTCGAAGAGAAACCCCGATACGGGTACGAGATACTCAAGGAAATTTCCGAAATAAGCGGGGATCACTGGGAACCGTCGTACGGGTCGGTGTATCCGATCCTTTATAAGTTCGAGGAGAAGGAGTGGGCCCGGCGGATCGAACGGGAGGACGAACCGGACCGCAAGTACTTCGAACTCACCGACGACGGCCGGGCCGAACTCGAGGGGAAGCGGACCGAGACCGCCGGGAAAGCCAAGGACTTCGCCGACGTCATTCTGGGTTTCTATCACGTGTACGCCGCCGTCGGGACCGACGACCGCTTTCGGGTTCCCCAGCGGGACGGTGAGTGGCAGTTCGACGAGGAGTTCAGCGCGTGGATCGTCGAACAGATGATCCGCCACCACGAGCGCGACTTCGGGGAGTTCGAGCGGATCGACCTCACGCCCGAGGAGTTCACAGAACGGCACGGACTGTGAGCCCCTCGATCCGAGAGGTCGGCTCCCGTCACGGAGCAGTCGATCCGCACGTTTTTGATTCCACGCACCAACAGTAGCGTATGAGCACCAGGCGCAAGCCGGAGTGGCTGAAGATGCAGGCGCCATCGGGCAACCGGTTTACGGAGGTCAAATCAGCCCTCCGCGACCGGGATCTCCACACGGTGTGTGAGGAGGCAAACTGCCCGAACATGGGCGAGTGTTGGAGCGGACGCGACGGCCCCGGAACGGCGACGTTCATGCTGATGGGCGAACGCTGCTCGCGCGGGTGCAACTTCTGTGACGTCCAGACCGGCGGGATGGACCCGCTGGATCCCGACGAGCCCGCCGACGTCGCGGCGGCAGTCGAGGAGATCGGACTCGACTACGTCGTCCTCACCTCCGTCGACCGCGACGACCTCCCCGATCAGGGCGCGGGCCACTTCGCCGAGACGATCAGGGAAATAACGCGGGCGGCCCCCGAAACCCTCGTGGAGGTGTTGATCCCGGATTTTCAAGGCGAGCCCGACCTGGTCCGGAAGATCATCGACGCCGAGCCCGACGTGATCGCACACAACGTCGAGACCGTCGAACGGCTCCAGTGGCCCGTCAGGGATCGGCGGGCCGGCTACGAACAGTCGCTTTCCGTGCTCGATCAGGTCCGCCGCGAGTCGGACGCGTACACGAAAACCAGCATCATGCTCGGACTCGGAGAGTACGACCACGAGGTGTACCAGACGCTCGTCGACCTCAGGGAGATCGGCGTCGACATCGTCACGTTCGGCCAGTACCTGCAGCCCTCCAGGTCACACCTCGACGTTTTCGCGTACGTCCACCCCGACGTCTTCGATACCTGGCGGCGGGTCGCAGAGGAGGAACTCGGCTTCAGCTACTGCGCCTCGGGCCCGATGGTCAGATCCTCCTACAGGGCCGGCGAACTGTTCGTGGAGGCGCTGGCCCGGGAAGAAGAAAATCTCGACGAGGCCCGTCGCATCGCCCGAGCAGCGAGCCAGTAGCTGGATCAACGGCGACCCCGGTACCGTGGCCGGCAGTATTTCTCCCCATGAAAAATTATTTACGAAACTTCTATTACTCGAGCGGCGAGATTCACCCGTATGCGTAGGTGGGTCCGACCGTGAGCGTACTCGAGCGCGATCCAAGGGACGACATGTATCGAATTCTCGACGAGGACGGCACGGCTGTCGGTGAGGTTCCCGATCTCGAGGAAGAAACGCTGGTCGGCATGTATCGGCACATGAAACTCGCCCGCCACTTCGACAAGCGGGCGGTCAGCCTCCAGCGCCAGGGGCGGATGGGGACGTATCCGCCGCTGTCCGGACAGGAGGCCTCCCAGATCGGGAGCGCGTACGCGCTGGACGAGGACGACTGGATGATCCCCAGCTACCGCGAGCACGGTGGGGCGCTCGTTCGGGGACTCCCGCTGGAGAAGACGCTGTTGTACTGGATGGGTCACGAGGCGGGCAACTCAGCCCCCGAGGAGGCGAACATCTTCCCGGTCGCGGTGCCGATAGCCTCCCAGATCCCGCACGCGACGGGGGCAGCGTGGGCCTCCAAACTCCGCGGCGAGGACGACAAAGCGTTTATCTGTTACTTCGGGGACGGCGCCACTTCCGAGGGCGACTTCCACGAGGGGCTCAATTTCGCGGGCGTGTTCGATACCCCGAACGTCTTCTTCTGTAACAACAACCAGTGGGCGATCTCGGTTCCCCGCGAACGTCAGACCAAATCGGAGACGCTCGCACAGAAGGCCACAGCCTACGGCTTCGAGGGGATCCAGGTCGACGGGATGGATCCGCTGGCGGTCTACGAAGTCACGCGGGAGGCCGTCGAGAAGGCGAAAGATCCCGACGAGGGCCAGCGCCGACCGACGATGATCGAGGCGGTGCAGTACCGGTTCGGCGCACACACAACCGCCGACGATCCCAGCGTCTACCGCGACGAAGAGGAAGTCGAACGCTGGCGGCAGAAAGATCCGATCCCGCGGCTGGAGACGTATCTGAAAAGCGAGGGAATCCTCGACGACGACCGGATCGAGGGGATACAGGAGTCGATCGAAGCTCAGGTGGCCGACGCGATCGACGCCGCGGAGTCGACTGCGCGCCCCACCCCCGACGAGATGTTCGAGAGCGCGTACGCGGAGCTGCCCGATCGGCTCCAAAAGCAGTACGAACAGTTCGAACAGCTTCGCGAAGAACTCGGTGACGAAGCGTTCCTGGAGGAGTAATCATGGCAAGCGAACGAGAGACACAGAACCTCACGCTGGTACAGGCGGTACGGGACGGACTCTACACCGAGATGCAACGCGACGAGGAAGTGATCGTTCTCGGCCAGGACGTCGGGAAGAACGGCGGCGTCTTCCGTGCGACTGAGGGCCTCTGGGAGGAGTTCGGCGAACAGCGGGTGATCGACACGCCGCTGGCGGAGTCGGGGATCATCGGCACCTCCGTCGGTATGGCCGCGATGGGAATGCGTCCGGTGCCGGAGATCCAGTTTTCGGGCTTCATGTATCCCGGTTTCGACCAGATCATCTCCCACATGGCCCGGATGCGAACCCGCACCCGAGGACGGTACACGCTCCCGATGACGCTTCGAGCCCCGTACGGCGGCGGGATCCGCGCGCCAGAGAGCCACTCGGAGTCGAAGGAGGCGTTCTACGTCCACGAGGCCGGCCTCAAAGTCGTCGTTCCCTCGACGCCGTACGACGCAAAAGGGCTTCTTTCGGCCTCGATACGGGATCCCGACCCAGTGGTCTTCCTCGAACCGAAACTCATCTACCGGGCGTTCCGGGAGCAAGTGCCCGAAGGCGAGTACACCATCGAACTCGGCGAGGCGAAGACTCGAAGGGAGGGCGAAGACGTCGCCGTGTTCACCTGGGGAGCGATGGCGCGCAGGACGCTGGAGGCCGCAGAGAACCTCGCCGAGGACGGCATCGAGTGTGAGGTGGTCGACCTCCGGACGCTGTCCCCCCTCGACGAGGGGGCGATCCTCGAGGCGTTCAAGAAGTGCGGCCGTGCGGCGGTCGTCCACGAGGCGCCCCGAACCGGCGGACTCGCCGGAGAGATCACGAGTATCATCCAGGAGGAGGCGCTTGCCTACCAGGAAGCCCCCGTAACGCGGATAACCGGTTTCGACGTGCCGTATCCGCTGTACGCGCTGGAGGATTACTACCTGCCGAACGAAGCCCGGATCGAGGCGGGCATCAGGGAGGCGGTCGAGTTCCCATGAGCACCAAAGAATTCAAGCTCCCGGACGTCGGCGAAGGGGTCGCGGAGGGGGAACTCGTCTCCTGGCTCGTCGAACCCGGCGACGCCGTAAGCGAGGACCAGCCGGTCGCCGAGGTAGAGACCGACAAGGCGCTCGTGGAAGTGCCCTCGCCGTACAACGGCACCGTAAAGCAACTGTACGTCGAGGAAGGCGAGATGGTTCCGGTCGGCGACGTGATCATCAGTTTCGAACTCGACGATGGCGACGACGACGACGGCGACGAGACAGTCGAGGCGGCCGTCGAACCCGACGACACCGAAATGGAGGCGGCCGAACCCGAAACGGAACCCGAACCCGCCGCCGAACCGGAGCCGGCGGGAGTCGAGTCAACCGACGGGGAAACAGCGGACGTCGAAACGCCCGAGGGTCGGGTGTTCGCGCCGCCGTCGGCCCGTCGGATCGCCCGCGAACTCGGCGTCGACATCGCGGCAGTGTCCGGCAGCGGACCGGGAGGCCGCATCACGGAGACCGACGTTCGCGAACACGCCGAGGCGACGGCGTCTGTGGAGCCCGAACCGACGCCGACCACGGAAGTCGAGACCAGAGACGCCGAGACCAGAGACGCCGAGACCAGAGACGCCGCGACTGGAGAGGCCCGGACCGCAGAGGCCGCGACCCCGACCGGCGTCGAACCCGCAGGCAGGGACAACACGCTCGCGGTGCCGGCGACGCGCCGGATCGCCCGCGAGGAGGGCGTCGACATCGACGATGTCCCGACCGACCTGACCCGGGACGGGGAGCCCTTCGTCACCGAACAGCAGGTCCGGGAGTACGCCCGGGCCCTCGAGGCGGCTGTCGAGGCCGAAGCGGCTGCGGAGCCGACCGCGGGGACGGATACCGCCGACGCGGGCGTCGAAACCGCGACGCCAACCCCCGGAGAGCCCGGGACTGCCCAACGGCCCGAAGAGACAGTTCCGTATCGCGGGGTCAGGCGAACGATCGGCGAACAGATGGAGGAGTCGAAGTACACAGCGCCACACGTTACCCACCACGACACGGTCGAGGTGTCGGCACTCGCGGATGCGCGCGAACGCCTGAAACCCCGCGCAGAAGAGCAGGGCGTCTCGCTGACGTATCTCCCGTTCGTGATGAAAGCGGTCGTGAAGGGATTGAAGGAGTACCCCATCCTCAATTCCCAACTCCGGGAGGAGGACGAAGAGATCGCACTCAAAAAGTATTACAACGTCGGCATCGCGGTCGCGACCGACGCCGGACTGATGGTGCCGGTCGTCGAAAACGTCGACGAAAAGGGGCTCTTCGAGCTCTCGAGGGAGGTTCACGACCTCGCCTCCCGGGCGCGGGAGCGGAAACTCGATCTCGAAGAGATGCGCGGCGGGACGTTCACGATCACGAACTTCGGGGCGATCGGCGGCGAGTACGCGACACCGATCATCAACTACCCCGAGACCGCGATCCTCGGGCTGGGTGCAATCGAGAAGCGTCCTGTCGTCGAGGACGACGAAGTGGTCGCTCGCCCGACGCTGCCGCTGTCGTTGACCATCGACCACCGCGTCATCGACGGCGCCGAGGCGGCGGCGTTCACCAACACGGTGATGTCCTCCCTGAACGAGCCATTGTTGTTGTTAGAGTAGCGGTTCGACGGCGCGGGTTGTTGTTGGAGTAGCGGTTCGCCTTGCGAGGAATCCAACCGACCGACTTAAGGAACGATTCGACGCATATCATACACGAACAATGGTTGTTGGAGACATCTCAACCGGAACGGACGTACTGGTTATCGGCGCCGGACCGGGCGGCTACGTCGCCGCCATCCGCGCGGCGCAACACGGCCTCGACACCACGCTCGTCGAGCGTGACGCCTACGGCGGGGTCTGTCTGAACTACGGCTGCATCCCCTCGAAGGCGCTGATCACCGGCGCAGGGCTGGCCCACGAGGCGGGCAACGCCGAACACATGGGGATTCACGCCGACCCCGCAGTGGACATGGAGGGGCTCGGCGGCTGGAAGGACGACGTCGTCGACCAGCTCACCGGCGGCGTCGAGAAACTGTGCAAGGCCAACGGCGTCAACCTCGTGGAGGGCGAGGCGTCGTTCGCGGACGAAAACACCGTCCGCGTCGCCCACGGCGGCGACGGGCAGGGATCGGAGTCGATCGAGTTCGAACACGCGATCGTCGCCACCGGCTCGCAGCCGATCGAACTCCCAGGTTTCGACTTCACGGACGAGGAGGTGTGGACCTCGCGGGACGCGCTCGCGGCAGACACGATCCCCGACCGGCTCGTCGTGGTCGGCGCGGGCTACATCGGCATGGAGCTGGCGACCGTATTTGCAAAGCTCGGTACCGACGTCACGGTCGTGGAGATGCTCGACGACGCGTTGCCGATGTACGAATCCGACGTCGCGCGAGTGGTCCGAAAGCGCGCGAAGGATCTCGGCATCGAGTTCCAGTTCGGCGAGGGCGCAAGCGAGTGGCAGGAGTCGCCCGACGGCGGCATCCAGGTCGTCACCGAGACCGAGGACGGTGTCGAGTCGACCTACGCCGCGGACAAGGTGCTCGTCGCCGTCGGACGCCGGCCCGTCACCGAAGGCGTCGGGCTCGAGGCGGCCGGGATCGAGACCGACGACAACGGGTTCATCGAGGTCGACGACCGAATGCGCACGAACAGAGACCACGTGTTCGCGATCGGTGACGTCGCCGGCGAGCCAATGCTCGCCCACGTCGCGAGCCACGAGGGGATCGTCGCCAGCGAGGTGATCGCCGGCGAGCCCGCCGCGATGGACGCCCAGGCGGTGCCTGCGGCGGTGTTTACCGATCCCGAGGTCGCCACGGTCGGCATGACCGAGGCCGAAGCCGAGGAGGAGGGATTCGAGCCGGTCGTCGGCGAGATGCCGTTCCGGGCCTCCGGCCGGGCGCTCACCGCCGACCACACCGACGGCTTCGTCCGGATCGTCGCCGACGAGGAGACGGGACTCGTGCTCGGCGGACAGATCGTCGGCCCCGAGGCCTCCGAACTGATCGCGGAGGTGTCACTGGCCGTGGAGATGGGCGCGACGCTCGAAGACGTCGGATCGACGATCCACACTCACCCGACGCTTGCGGAGGCGGTCATGGAGGCCGCCGAGAACGCACAGGGGCAGGCGATTCATACCCTGAACCGCTGAGACTGCCGAACAGCTGAACAGTCCACCCGTCGAACCGCGTTTCAGTCGTCGCCGGTCGCCTTCGCCGGCTTCCGTCGGTCGCTTCTGGGCCCCTCGGCGTCGACATCGGGGAGGTGATCGCGGAGATATCGGCCGGTGTACGACGCCTCGACTCGGGCGATCTCCTCGGGCGTGCCGGTGGCGACGACCTCGCCGCCGCCTTCGCCGCCCTCCGGCCCGAGGTCGATCACGTGGTCGGCGTTCTTCACGAGGTCGAGTTCGTGTTCGATCACGACGACGCTGTTGCCGTCGGCGGTGAGCCGGTGGAGTACGTCGATCAGCTTCCGTTCGTCCTCCTTGTGGAGCCCGGTCGTCGGCTCGTCCAGCAGGTAGAGGGTGTCGCCGCTGTCCTTCTTGCCGAGTTCCTCGGCGAGTTTCACGCGCTGGGCCTCCCCGCCGGAGAGGGTCGTCGAGGGCTGGCCCAGTTGCATGTAGCCGAGTCCGACG
The Halalkaliarchaeum desulfuricum DNA segment above includes these coding regions:
- a CDS encoding transporter substrate-binding domain-containing protein — translated: MTRHVTDSVSRRTYLQLTGGSAVAGLTATAGCLGGDDLLTPGTAPGFPPFEMIEDGELVGYDIDLLEAVVAETDYELDEWEEFEFSSLIPALQNERIDVIAAAMTITEDRQESIAFSNPYYSADQTVLVREGGDFQPTSFGDFDGVTVGAQEGTTGAGVVESELIEPGIITEDDFSRYGNYVLAVQDLENENIDAIVLDQPVAETFAAQRDVEVAFVFETGEQFGFGIRQADEDVQAGLNDGLAVVQDDGTYEEITARWFGE
- a CDS encoding COX15/CtaA family protein, which produces MTLALFAIGVYTAATGSGLACQAQWPLCSDQLVPALTFNPDFVEWFHRVWAMVTGFFIIGMAGWAWRLDDRRIRLAATLAVVVLPLQIAVGAVTVTVGGLVPGGYTMSTHALHLVVALLIFTFLGLATFWAGSDGRGPSVRRVRLTLFAALGLLLAGAVFSRAIPLLTYSPGAQAWFYGLSLSGYLALLSVVVDTYERGGFPGSDRVRALTIAAIALLVGTLLLGRDLVLYDATWQLVNLLVLAGALVGVAAAAWLLGRESPTSASRSGVTDAD
- a CDS encoding M24 family metallopeptidase, whose protein sequence is MVDLDERAARLDGFLEERGLEAVWFARPNGFAWLTGGSNVVDRDAPVGVAAAGYDGEFRVVTDNIEGERIAAEAVPDAFTVEETPWYSSSLAEAVAEHSPTPAAADVPVPGFDEFDPGRLRQPLSETDTDQYRELGGEVAAAVESVCRELEPGDTEHEVAAGIRIALAAGNVEAPVVLVGGGERARKYRHYTPTDAELGDYALVSVTAERGGLYVSCTRTVAFDPPDWLRERFRTAARVEATALAATRAAAERGTNEPGTNGTPETAGDVFAAIQRAYDALGWNGEWRDHHQGGAAGYAGREWIATPDAEEPVYAPMAYAWNPTVQGAKSEDTVLIDDGFETLTETGDWPTLEVEAVPEALPESVESPTLSRHAPVDFSGR
- a CDS encoding DUF7544 domain-containing protein; amino-acid sequence: MTWYAIDAVDDAIDATRRFLFPFSLVRWVKLAVIVLFIGGGSASNASNVPSAGGEFTLPDGFPADGPAAPNGAALPGDPFAVPEFLLAIVAGIVVLAVLLSIVSTVLEFVFYDALRTNDVLLWDPFKRRFLQGIRLILFQIGVSVLVFAPVALAGYGLYVADPAVPSRLAVFVLAGLVLLGVFLLWLLVLTFTDDFVVPIMVLEDETVLGAWSRFWPTLSGEWVQFLVYLVVYFLLALGIGIGQSIVTLVLAGIVVALGAIAGLVIVGLMGGLAVAVESAVGLALLGLLVLFVILALAVVILPIRILVVTYLTTYQLAVLGGANRTFMLLPDSVLPDPDAIDDGGDRGGNRGEADSPA
- a CDS encoding adenylate kinase produces the protein MDLTVVSGVPGVGASEVCRTARAELGDGYELINFGDVMLEKAAARGLTRDRDELSKLSQRDLQLLQRRSAEYVAGRARGRAVILNTHLAVATVHGYLPGLSRSSLRDVDPDRFVLIEASPETIASRREEASYRSYRETGVHSIDFHQDLTRTAAMSYAMQTDAPVRMVENESSIEDAAADLVAIVTEGDPVE
- a CDS encoding DUF5789 family protein encodes the protein MRLPQTRDLFIREFDFPAHRDTVIEGVGDVELDAMYGDPETIAEVLSRTDQAEFDSVDELYDALITFVGEQYIGRKFYDDRGMNPETDEEVSF
- a CDS encoding PadR family transcriptional regulator, whose product is MRKSGPPKGLISYLVLELLEEKPRYGYEILKEISEISGDHWEPSYGSVYPILYKFEEKEWARRIEREDEPDRKYFELTDDGRAELEGKRTETAGKAKDFADVILGFYHVYAAVGTDDRFRVPQRDGEWQFDEEFSAWIVEQMIRHHERDFGEFERIDLTPEEFTERHGL
- the lipA gene encoding lipoyl synthase, which translates into the protein MSTRRKPEWLKMQAPSGNRFTEVKSALRDRDLHTVCEEANCPNMGECWSGRDGPGTATFMLMGERCSRGCNFCDVQTGGMDPLDPDEPADVAAAVEEIGLDYVVLTSVDRDDLPDQGAGHFAETIREITRAAPETLVEVLIPDFQGEPDLVRKIIDAEPDVIAHNVETVERLQWPVRDRRAGYEQSLSVLDQVRRESDAYTKTSIMLGLGEYDHEVYQTLVDLREIGVDIVTFGQYLQPSRSHLDVFAYVHPDVFDTWRRVAEEELGFSYCASGPMVRSSYRAGELFVEALAREEENLDEARRIARAASQ
- the pdhA gene encoding pyruvate dehydrogenase (acetyl-transferring) E1 component subunit alpha codes for the protein MSVLERDPRDDMYRILDEDGTAVGEVPDLEEETLVGMYRHMKLARHFDKRAVSLQRQGRMGTYPPLSGQEASQIGSAYALDEDDWMIPSYREHGGALVRGLPLEKTLLYWMGHEAGNSAPEEANIFPVAVPIASQIPHATGAAWASKLRGEDDKAFICYFGDGATSEGDFHEGLNFAGVFDTPNVFFCNNNQWAISVPRERQTKSETLAQKATAYGFEGIQVDGMDPLAVYEVTREAVEKAKDPDEGQRRPTMIEAVQYRFGAHTTADDPSVYRDEEEVERWRQKDPIPRLETYLKSEGILDDDRIEGIQESIEAQVADAIDAAESTARPTPDEMFESAYAELPDRLQKQYEQFEQLREELGDEAFLEE
- a CDS encoding alpha-ketoacid dehydrogenase subunit beta, with protein sequence MASERETQNLTLVQAVRDGLYTEMQRDEEVIVLGQDVGKNGGVFRATEGLWEEFGEQRVIDTPLAESGIIGTSVGMAAMGMRPVPEIQFSGFMYPGFDQIISHMARMRTRTRGRYTLPMTLRAPYGGGIRAPESHSESKEAFYVHEAGLKVVVPSTPYDAKGLLSASIRDPDPVVFLEPKLIYRAFREQVPEGEYTIELGEAKTRREGEDVAVFTWGAMARRTLEAAENLAEDGIECEVVDLRTLSPLDEGAILEAFKKCGRAAVVHEAPRTGGLAGEITSIIQEEALAYQEAPVTRITGFDVPYPLYALEDYYLPNEARIEAGIREAVEFP